From a single Candidatus Delongbacteria bacterium genomic region:
- the folK gene encoding 2-amino-4-hydroxy-6-hydroxymethyldihydropteridine diphosphokinase: protein MIAWLGLGGNLGDPERAFIRALETLEREGDRITGLASLWRTAAIGPGEQPDHLNSVARLQTSRAPGELLVRLKELEREAGRVSGERWGPRPLDLDLLLLANDEGHLLQLEQAGLEIPHPRMSERAFVLQPLQELDPGLPDQRTGGQLAQHLQDEPVRSQVANKLTRKEPWYPAPFVPSP, encoded by the coding sequence GTGATCGCCTGGCTGGGGCTGGGCGGCAATCTGGGTGATCCGGAACGGGCCTTCATCCGCGCCCTGGAAACCCTGGAGCGGGAAGGCGACCGGATCACGGGCCTGGCCTCGCTCTGGCGCACGGCGGCCATTGGTCCGGGCGAGCAGCCCGACCATCTGAACAGCGTGGCCCGCTTGCAGACGTCCCGAGCGCCGGGAGAGCTGCTTGTCCGACTCAAGGAGCTGGAGCGCGAGGCGGGCCGGGTGTCCGGCGAACGCTGGGGGCCACGCCCCCTGGATCTTGACCTGCTGCTGCTGGCCAACGACGAAGGCCACTTGCTGCAGCTCGAGCAGGCCGGTCTGGAAATCCCTCATCCCAGGATGAGCGAACGGGCCTTCGTGCTGCAGCCCCTGCAGGAACTGGACCCCGGGCTGCCGGACCAGCGCACGGGCGGGCAGCTGGCGCAACACCTGCAGGACGAGCCGGTGCGCTCGCAGGTGGCGAACAAACTGACCAGGAAGGAGCCATGGTACCCAGCACCCTTCGTTCCATCGCCATAG
- the rplU gene encoding 50S ribosomal protein L21, with the protein MYAVAEIAGMQTQVSEGLRLRVPLLKGEAGAKVQFDKVLAIVDGADIRYGTPLLEGVSVEATIVLHGKGRKVICFKKKRRKGFVLKKGHRQNYTVLSVDKISA; encoded by the coding sequence ATGTACGCAGTCGCAGAGATCGCCGGCATGCAGACCCAGGTTTCCGAAGGGTTGCGCCTGCGCGTTCCCCTGCTCAAGGGAGAAGCCGGTGCCAAGGTCCAATTCGACAAGGTTCTGGCGATCGTTGACGGGGCCGACATCCGTTACGGCACCCCCCTGCTCGAAGGTGTCTCCGTCGAAGCCACCATCGTGCTGCACGGCAAGGGCCGCAAGGTGATCTGCTTCAAGAAGAAGCGCCGCAAGGGCTTCGTGCTCAAGAAGGGCCACCGCCAGAACTACACCGTGCTGAGTGTCGACAAGATCAGCGCCTAG
- the folB gene encoding dihydroneopterin aldolase, translating to MQGQLFQQIRRTSDRVGLREIQFYAYHGHRREENSLGQRFLLSLDAWLDLSTAGHSDQLGDTLNYFELHRLVMEWVTAHRFSLLERLVEGLADAIFAAHPEVDALRLCVQKPQPPIPDFFGFVEVEICRVSPRLLTGKTAP from the coding sequence ATGCAAGGTCAGTTGTTCCAGCAGATCCGGCGCACGAGCGACCGGGTGGGGCTGCGCGAAATCCAGTTCTACGCCTACCACGGGCATCGTCGCGAGGAGAACAGTCTTGGGCAGCGTTTTCTGTTGTCCCTGGATGCCTGGCTGGACCTCTCGACCGCCGGTCACAGCGACCAGCTGGGTGACACGCTCAACTACTTCGAGCTGCACCGGCTGGTGATGGAGTGGGTTACCGCCCATCGTTTCAGCCTGCTGGAACGTCTGGTGGAGGGGCTGGCCGACGCGATCTTCGCCGCGCACCCCGAGGTGGACGCTCTGCGGCTGTGCGTGCAGAAGCCCCAGCCGCCGATTCCCGATTTCTTCGGTTTCGTGGAAGTGGAAATCTGCCGGGTCAGCCCGCGCCTGCTGACCGGGAAGACGGCACCGTGA
- a CDS encoding deoxynucleoside kinase — protein MVPSTLRSIAIEGVIGAGKTSLSTFLAEEWKGQLVLEEPHKNPFLEDFYQDPRHWAFQVQLTFLFARYNQMIRATQMTLFESVLVSDYLFDKDRIFASLNLDDRELALYDKVASSLEREVPTPDLVVYLQAGVDRLMQHIRVRNRSYERNMDRQYIKQLNEAYNQYFLNYKRSPLLIVNSNEIDFVNSPEHRRGLIRRLEQPVVGTMYYNPGV, from the coding sequence ATGGTACCCAGCACCCTTCGTTCCATCGCCATAGAAGGTGTCATCGGCGCCGGCAAGACCAGCCTCTCCACCTTCCTGGCGGAAGAATGGAAAGGCCAGCTGGTGCTGGAGGAGCCCCACAAGAATCCCTTTCTCGAGGACTTCTACCAGGATCCGCGCCACTGGGCCTTTCAGGTGCAGCTGACCTTTCTGTTCGCGCGCTACAACCAGATGATCCGCGCCACCCAGATGACCCTCTTCGAGAGCGTGCTGGTGAGTGACTATCTCTTCGACAAGGACCGCATCTTCGCCAGCCTCAACCTGGACGACAGGGAACTGGCCCTGTACGACAAGGTGGCCAGCTCCCTCGAGCGCGAAGTGCCCACCCCGGATCTGGTGGTGTACCTGCAGGCGGGCGTGGACCGGCTGATGCAGCACATCCGCGTGCGCAACCGCAGTTACGAGCGCAACATGGACCGCCAGTACATCAAGCAGCTCAACGAAGCCTACAACCAGTATTTCCTCAACTACAAACGCTCGCCGCTGCTGATCGTGAACAGCAACGAGATCGATTTCGTCAACAGCCCCGAGCACCGGCGTGGCCTGATCCGCCGGCTCGAGCAGCCCGTGGTGGGCACCATGTACTACAACCCCGGAGTCTAG
- the rpmA gene encoding 50S ribosomal protein L27 — MAHKKGQSSTRNGRDSNPQFLGVKKYGGEAVICGNIIVRQRGTHFHPGKNVRRGNDDTIYAIADGKVLFHKLRGRRTISVETPAS, encoded by the coding sequence ATGGCACACAAGAAAGGCCAGTCGTCCACCCGCAACGGACGCGACTCCAATCCCCAGTTCCTGGGCGTGAAGAAGTATGGTGGCGAGGCCGTGATCTGCGGCAACATCATCGTCCGCCAGCGCGGGACCCACTTCCATCCCGGCAAGAACGTGCGTCGTGGCAATGACGACACGATCTACGCGATCGCCGATGGCAAGGTGCTGTTCCACAAACTTCGTGGTCGCCGCACCATCTCGGTGGAAACCCCCGCCAGCTGA
- a CDS encoding YihY/virulence factor BrkB family protein, giving the protein MKRMADWKVDVAAGGDLLLDISRRPWEVGLETIKLIAGSLTNFFRTGGLVRASALAYATLLSLIPLLGLVVVLFKLVGGFDWLEQQLLPLLNQFLSPAGSESVTRVLAGIFDNLDLGTLGLFGTLFLAMGVYSLVTTIEKDFNGIWRVSRNRGILQRVSRYWLLMTLLPILAGLAIFLSGQASVIALVDVLPDWMRHSSGRLVPIMVQSLGFWFLYWGLPNTTVRALPAAGGAIFAAISWEFAKYGFALYTLRAGNYNLVYGSLAALPLLMIWIYVSWVITLVGAEMTYVIQNRHALLRMRDYHAKGRIPYYLIGLACMNEVACAFRESRRIGTERLAQSLAIPLNELRPVLQSLETSGLLVRGDVEGHESLLPGRPLTDISMEHVVELFVQDPRQLGEQSRSPRLGRTLAAFEGAHLSWMEHFRPRTFDKDLSDALSDNPSGGGQGNPGTAA; this is encoded by the coding sequence ATGAAACGCATGGCCGACTGGAAAGTGGACGTGGCTGCCGGCGGCGACCTGCTGCTGGACATTTCCCGCCGGCCCTGGGAAGTGGGCCTGGAAACCATCAAGCTCATCGCGGGCAGCCTGACCAACTTCTTCCGCACGGGCGGGCTGGTGCGCGCCAGCGCGCTGGCCTATGCCACCCTGCTCTCGCTGATTCCGCTGCTGGGGCTGGTGGTGGTGCTGTTCAAACTGGTGGGAGGCTTTGACTGGCTCGAGCAGCAGTTGCTGCCGCTGCTGAACCAGTTCCTCTCGCCCGCAGGCTCCGAAAGTGTCACACGCGTACTGGCCGGCATCTTCGACAATCTGGATCTGGGCACCCTGGGTCTCTTCGGCACGCTGTTCCTGGCCATGGGTGTATACTCACTGGTCACGACCATCGAGAAGGATTTCAACGGCATCTGGCGTGTCTCGCGCAATCGCGGCATCCTGCAGCGGGTCAGCCGCTACTGGTTGTTGATGACCCTGCTGCCGATTCTGGCCGGCCTGGCGATCTTCCTCTCGGGGCAGGCCAGCGTGATCGCCCTGGTGGACGTGCTGCCCGACTGGATGCGGCATTCCAGTGGGCGACTGGTGCCGATCATGGTGCAGAGCCTGGGCTTCTGGTTTCTCTACTGGGGGCTGCCCAACACCACGGTCCGGGCACTGCCCGCCGCGGGCGGAGCGATCTTCGCCGCCATTTCCTGGGAGTTCGCCAAGTACGGCTTCGCATTGTACACGCTGCGCGCCGGCAACTACAACCTGGTCTATGGCTCGCTGGCGGCACTGCCGCTGCTGATGATCTGGATCTATGTCTCCTGGGTGATCACCCTGGTGGGCGCCGAGATGACCTACGTGATCCAGAACCGCCACGCCCTGCTGCGCATGCGCGACTACCATGCCAAGGGGCGCATTCCCTACTACCTGATCGGGCTGGCCTGCATGAACGAGGTGGCCTGCGCCTTCAGGGAGAGCAGGCGCATCGGGACCGAAAGGCTGGCCCAGAGTCTGGCGATACCGCTGAATGAACTGCGCCCCGTGCTGCAGTCGCTTGAGACCAGTGGCCTGCTGGTACGCGGAGACGTGGAAGGCCACGAGAGCCTGCTGCCCGGCCGTCCGCTGACCGACATCAGCATGGAACACGTGGTGGAGCTGTTCGTGCAGGACCCGCGCCAACTGGGCGAGCAGAGCCGGTCGCCGCGCCTGGGGCGCACCCTGGCAGCCTTCGAGGGTGCCCACCTGAGCTGGATGGAACACTTCCGACCCCGCACATTCGACAAGGACCTGAGTGATGCACTTTCCGACAATCCGTCTGGTGGCGGCCAAGGAAATCCTGGAACTGCTGCGTGA
- a CDS encoding right-handed parallel beta-helix repeat-containing protein — translation MSRSLCQISLVLASFCGTLNAAILTVPGDHSTIQQALNAANDLDTVRVSAGIWPENLVLANKNLVLESVSGPELTIVDGMAAGSVLRIHGSLITEACVIQGFTFTGGTGTALSVSGIPRGGVGGGIFCHDGADPVIRGNVLVENVASAPQGLGGGIFVWSCAPRIQDNRIQANSSHYGGGLFLMNSTSDVVGNLITGNTTQPSGKGGGIRILYGAPLIQNNTLVGNFAHWIGSAIAASEPGCHPTLNANLIVGNLNSNPLDFAYSAWVETSCNEMWNNQTGDIWPSSQYMHDLGGNIIADPRFCPDAYTLYSTSPALPGQHPTGADCGLIGAFGPGCGAVADVADLPGNFDLLAPAPNPFNPSTRCTIVMRQTAPARLELFDLQGRRVMTLLDGLLSRGEHSVQLEGQTLASGVYLLVLSADQERRVQKVTLLK, via the coding sequence ATGTCCCGATCCCTGTGTCAGATCTCGCTGGTCCTCGCGTCCTTCTGCGGCACCCTGAACGCCGCGATCTTGACGGTCCCCGGGGACCATTCCACCATCCAGCAGGCCTTGAATGCCGCCAACGACCTGGATACGGTCAGGGTGTCCGCAGGCATCTGGCCCGAGAATCTGGTGCTGGCCAACAAGAACCTGGTGCTGGAAAGCGTTTCCGGACCCGAACTGACCATCGTGGATGGCATGGCTGCCGGCAGCGTGCTGCGGATTCACGGTTCCCTGATCACCGAGGCCTGCGTGATCCAGGGCTTCACCTTCACGGGCGGCACGGGCACTGCGCTCAGTGTCAGCGGCATTCCCCGGGGAGGAGTGGGTGGAGGAATCTTCTGTCACGATGGCGCCGATCCGGTGATCCGGGGCAATGTCCTTGTCGAGAATGTCGCCAGCGCACCCCAGGGCCTGGGAGGAGGCATCTTCGTCTGGTCCTGCGCGCCCCGCATCCAGGACAACCGGATTCAGGCCAACAGCAGCCACTACGGCGGTGGTCTGTTTCTGATGAACTCCACCAGCGACGTCGTGGGCAATCTGATCACGGGCAACACGACCCAGCCCAGTGGCAAGGGTGGTGGCATTCGCATCCTGTACGGTGCGCCGCTGATCCAGAACAACACCCTGGTGGGCAACTTCGCCCACTGGATCGGCAGCGCGATCGCCGCCTCGGAACCCGGCTGCCATCCCACCCTGAACGCCAACCTGATCGTGGGCAATCTGAACAGCAATCCGCTGGACTTCGCCTATTCCGCCTGGGTGGAAACATCCTGCAACGAGATGTGGAACAATCAGACCGGCGACATCTGGCCCAGCAGCCAGTACATGCACGACCTGGGGGGCAACATCATCGCCGACCCCCGTTTCTGCCCGGATGCGTACACGCTTTACAGCACCTCACCAGCCCTGCCGGGCCAGCATCCCACGGGCGCGGACTGCGGTCTGATCGGTGCTTTCGGACCCGGTTGCGGCGCTGTGGCCGACGTGGCCGACCTGCCGGGAAACTTCGATCTGCTGGCTCCCGCACCGAACCCCTTCAACCCCAGCACCCGCTGCACGATCGTGATGCGGCAGACCGCCCCCGCGCGTCTGGAGCTCTTCGACCTGCAGGGCCGGCGTGTGATGACCCTGCTGGATGGCCTGCTCTCCCGTGGCGAGCACAGTGTGCAGCTGGAGGGCCAGACTCTGGCCAGCGGAGTCTACCTGCTGGTCCTGAGTGCGGACCAGGAGCGCCGGGTGCAGAAAGTGACACTGCTCAAGTAA
- a CDS encoding ATP-binding cassette domain-containing protein, whose translation MIELDGLQKAFGSGRQRVEAVSSVSLQAHPGRVFGLLGPNGAGKTTTLRVIATLLRADAGMVRVDGVDASQHPEQVRARLGFLTGDTQLYARLTARETLRFFGRLQGMSDTRIDERIGELSTLLDMDSFLDRRVGKFSTGQKQKCSIARAVIHDPQVVVLDEPTSGLDVLSSRSVVEFIRHSAQKGCTVLFSTHILSEAAALCADLAFVHRGRTVEQGPLDEIMDRHGSRDLNGIFLSVVGEE comes from the coding sequence ATGATCGAGCTGGACGGACTTCAGAAAGCCTTCGGCAGCGGACGCCAGCGCGTGGAAGCGGTCAGCTCGGTGAGCCTGCAGGCCCATCCGGGCCGTGTGTTCGGACTGCTGGGCCCCAACGGCGCGGGCAAGACCACCACCTTGCGTGTGATCGCCACCCTGCTGCGGGCCGACGCCGGCATGGTGCGCGTGGACGGTGTGGACGCCAGTCAGCACCCCGAGCAGGTGCGCGCACGTCTGGGCTTTCTCACCGGCGACACCCAGCTCTACGCCCGCCTGACCGCCCGCGAGACCTTGCGCTTCTTCGGCCGCCTGCAGGGCATGAGTGACACCCGCATCGACGAGCGCATCGGCGAACTGAGCACTCTGCTGGACATGGACTCCTTCCTGGACCGCCGCGTGGGCAAGTTCAGCACGGGGCAGAAGCAGAAGTGCTCGATCGCGCGGGCCGTGATCCACGATCCCCAGGTGGTGGTGCTGGACGAGCCCACCAGCGGGCTGGACGTGCTCAGCAGCCGCTCGGTGGTCGAGTTCATCCGCCACAGCGCCCAGAAGGGCTGCACCGTGCTCTTTTCCACCCACATCCTCTCCGAGGCGGCAGCGCTGTGTGCCGACCTGGCCTTCGTGCACCGCGGGCGCACGGTGGAGCAGGGGCCGTTGGACGAGATCATGGACCGCCACGGCTCCCGTGATCTGAACGGCATCTTCCTCTCGGTGGTGGGGGAAGAATGA
- a CDS encoding SUMF1/EgtB/PvdO family nonheme iron enzyme — MRLPLILACLTGTVLTSTAIEMLQVPAGSFMMGEEGLTEPMHLVSLTHDFEMSRTEVTAGDFLPVLQWAYDHGYATVSGDWVRGYGRDLMRLSVAPYTFTDIHFDAQTEQFYLSAGYGTYGGWGPVGGYNPENRPTHYLTWFGAAAACDWLSMMNDLPAFYNGNWNSDEFHNPYTALGYRLATEAEWEYAASFPDDRSYPWGDAYPTCDLANIRPGYYCVGWGVDVGSYPNGRSDIGFDDMAGNVYEWVNDWFSPNTSVQAQDPLGAPTGTLKQIRGGGWAASIEWQQMNTGYRRSLEPTATAGSPWFAGGFGLRVVRTLFPQTSDIQDIPSNFRLLDAYPNPFNPSTVIRFELDQTDMVRLTLHDSRGALVRTLAEGLHPSGQSEIRLYAEGLASGLYFVTLKAGSTDRTQSQKILLLK; from the coding sequence ATGCGCTTGCCACTGATACTCGCGTGCCTGACCGGAACTGTTCTCACTTCAACGGCCATCGAGATGCTGCAAGTGCCTGCTGGCAGCTTCATGATGGGCGAAGAAGGGCTGACCGAACCCATGCACCTCGTGAGCCTGACACATGATTTCGAAATGAGCCGAACCGAGGTCACAGCGGGTGATTTCCTGCCAGTTCTGCAGTGGGCCTATGACCATGGATATGCGACTGTCTCGGGGGATTGGGTCAGAGGATATGGTCGGGATCTCATGCGTCTGAGTGTGGCACCATACACATTCACGGATATCCACTTCGATGCCCAGACCGAACAATTCTACCTGTCCGCAGGGTACGGAACATATGGCGGCTGGGGCCCGGTCGGAGGCTACAATCCGGAAAATCGTCCCACTCACTACCTGACCTGGTTCGGGGCCGCCGCGGCATGTGATTGGCTGAGCATGATGAACGACCTGCCCGCCTTCTACAACGGCAATTGGAACAGCGACGAATTCCACAACCCATATACCGCATTGGGATACAGATTGGCAACTGAAGCGGAGTGGGAGTATGCCGCCAGTTTCCCGGACGATCGCTCATACCCATGGGGCGATGCCTATCCGACATGCGATCTGGCCAACATCCGACCCGGTTATTACTGCGTCGGGTGGGGAGTGGATGTGGGAAGCTACCCGAATGGCCGAAGTGACATTGGCTTTGACGACATGGCCGGAAACGTCTACGAATGGGTGAATGACTGGTTCAGTCCGAATACAAGTGTCCAAGCCCAGGACCCTCTGGGTGCCCCCACGGGAACCCTGAAACAGATTCGCGGTGGCGGCTGGGCTGCCAGCATTGAGTGGCAGCAGATGAATACGGGCTACCGCCGCTCGCTTGAACCAACGGCAACCGCCGGCTCGCCCTGGTTCGCCGGCGGATTCGGGCTGCGCGTGGTACGAACGCTCTTCCCGCAGACCAGCGACATCCAGGACATTCCGTCCAACTTCCGCTTGCTGGATGCCTATCCCAACCCCTTCAACCCGTCGACCGTGATCCGCTTCGAGCTGGATCAGACCGACATGGTGCGCCTGACTCTGCACGATTCGCGGGGGGCGCTGGTCCGCACCCTTGCCGAAGGCCTGCATCCCTCGGGGCAGTCGGAAATCCGCCTGTACGCGGAAGGGCTGGCCTCGGGATTGTACTTCGTCACCCTGAAGGCAGGCAGCACGGACCGCACTCAAAGCCAGAAGATCCTGCTGCTCAAGTAA
- a CDS encoding ABC transporter permease yields MHFPTIRLVAAKEILELLRDRRTLISTILVPVLAMPLLIGGMVLVARNQINKLQTETIPLVVRQLESAPGVASLLEQTPRLEQTPDPDPALPADSLIARGLATLVLECDSSLATAFVELRQSGAQDAPAVHLYYNSTKDEAQLAARELVAGLEHLRSGQLSGWLAEEGISERALEPWVIRQYDVATEERRKSEMIARFLPYLILVLVVQSLAYPAMELTAGEKERHTIETLLVNPVSRVDLVLGKFTAISALGMGSAVVTLGSQLGFLMYLNSRIDLIGQASFSLSPFAALVALLFLLPFTLFFAALMLMVSLYARSMKEAQSYVAPMMMLVIFPSMMSMIPGLELNWATALVPVYNVTLMLKQVLVQNWAMLPTMGLVFLANAVYAVIAIGVAVHLFSRESIIFRS; encoded by the coding sequence ATGCACTTTCCGACAATCCGTCTGGTGGCGGCCAAGGAAATCCTGGAACTGCTGCGTGACCGCCGCACTCTGATTTCCACGATTCTGGTACCCGTGCTCGCCATGCCCCTGCTGATCGGCGGGATGGTGCTGGTGGCCCGCAACCAGATCAACAAGCTGCAGACCGAAACCATTCCCCTCGTGGTGCGCCAGCTCGAGTCCGCCCCCGGTGTGGCCAGCCTGCTGGAACAGACTCCCCGGCTCGAGCAAACGCCCGACCCGGACCCGGCCCTGCCCGCCGACAGCCTGATCGCGCGGGGCCTGGCCACCCTTGTGCTGGAATGCGACAGCAGCCTGGCCACTGCCTTCGTGGAGTTGCGCCAGTCCGGGGCGCAGGACGCGCCCGCTGTGCACCTGTACTACAACAGCACCAAGGATGAAGCCCAGCTCGCCGCCCGCGAACTGGTGGCCGGACTGGAACACCTGCGCAGCGGGCAGCTCAGCGGTTGGCTGGCCGAAGAAGGCATCAGCGAACGGGCGCTGGAGCCCTGGGTGATCCGTCAGTACGATGTGGCCACCGAGGAGCGGCGCAAGTCCGAGATGATCGCGCGTTTCCTGCCCTACCTGATCCTGGTGCTGGTGGTGCAGAGCCTGGCCTATCCGGCCATGGAGCTGACCGCCGGCGAGAAGGAGCGTCACACCATCGAGACCCTGCTGGTCAATCCGGTCTCGAGGGTCGATCTGGTCCTGGGCAAGTTCACCGCGATCTCGGCCCTGGGCATGGGCAGTGCGGTGGTGACCCTGGGCAGCCAGCTGGGTTTTCTGATGTATCTCAATTCGCGCATCGATCTGATCGGGCAGGCCTCGTTCAGCCTCAGCCCCTTCGCGGCGCTGGTGGCCCTGCTTTTCCTGCTGCCCTTCACCCTGTTCTTTGCCGCCCTGATGCTGATGGTCAGCCTCTACGCGCGCAGCATGAAGGAAGCCCAGAGCTATGTGGCGCCCATGATGATGCTGGTGATCTTTCCCTCGATGATGTCGATGATCCCCGGACTTGAACTGAACTGGGCCACGGCTCTGGTGCCCGTGTACAATGTGACCCTGATGCTCAAGCAGGTGCTGGTGCAGAACTGGGCCATGCTGCCCACCATGGGTCTGGTCTTCCTGGCCAACGCAGTGTATGCGGTGATCGCGATTGGCGTGGCCGTGCACCTGTTCTCGCGTGAAAGCATCATTTTCCGCAGCTGA
- a CDS encoding Rne/Rng family ribonuclease, translating to MIEREIVINATSRETRVAILEEGRLVELFVERPEKDRILGDIIIGRVAKTVPAMQAAFVQIGQDSDGFLPWSDVRENALAWRRGKPIEGGPHTRRSSENPGLVAGMPLAVQLIKEPIANKGARLTTQLSLPGRFMVLIPNDRVVGVSRRIANRRERQRLKEITHAIRPEHIGLIIRTVAEDRSREDLEQDLADLLKRWQELEDKLHSTEPVALVHKDVGMVSGIMRDLFTRDVKRVVVDNKDLYRETHAYIKDVQPALLPALQLYKEKRPIFDAFGVEEDITRSLEHRVPVKGGGYLFIEQTEAMISIDVNSGRATRRRNLEDNALKVNLAAVKEICRQLRLRDIGGLVVIDFIDLLKAENREALNQEMANELKKDRAQWDIAPLSRFGLLEMTRERVRPALIHTFHQTCPNCRGTGLVPSPETLLSEMERWIRRFRVSSGERRLKLFLSPEVHELATRGLRSFVREMMWRNLMHIRTEIDPQLKEHQFRFHSPKQDRDVTELYSSSES from the coding sequence ATGATCGAACGGGAAATCGTCATCAACGCCACCTCGCGGGAGACCCGCGTCGCCATTCTTGAAGAGGGGCGACTGGTCGAACTCTTCGTGGAGCGCCCCGAGAAGGACCGCATTCTGGGCGACATCATCATCGGTCGTGTGGCCAAGACCGTGCCTGCGATGCAGGCGGCCTTCGTCCAGATCGGCCAGGACTCCGACGGCTTCCTGCCCTGGTCGGATGTGCGCGAGAACGCGCTGGCCTGGCGGCGTGGCAAGCCCATCGAGGGCGGTCCGCACACCCGGCGCAGCAGCGAGAACCCGGGTCTGGTCGCCGGCATGCCCCTGGCCGTGCAGCTGATCAAGGAACCCATCGCCAACAAGGGTGCGCGTCTCACCACCCAATTGTCCCTGCCGGGGCGTTTCATGGTTCTCATTCCCAACGACCGGGTCGTGGGTGTGAGCCGCCGCATCGCCAACCGCCGCGAGCGCCAGCGGCTGAAGGAAATCACCCATGCGATCCGGCCCGAACACATCGGGCTGATCATCCGCACCGTGGCCGAGGACCGCAGCCGCGAGGATCTGGAACAGGATCTGGCCGATCTGCTCAAGCGCTGGCAGGAGCTCGAAGACAAGCTGCACTCCACCGAGCCCGTGGCGCTGGTGCACAAGGACGTGGGCATGGTCTCGGGCATCATGCGCGACCTCTTCACGCGCGACGTGAAACGCGTGGTGGTGGACAACAAGGATCTCTACCGCGAGACGCACGCCTACATCAAGGATGTGCAACCGGCCCTGCTGCCCGCGCTGCAGCTCTACAAGGAAAAGCGGCCGATCTTTGACGCCTTCGGGGTGGAGGAGGACATCACCCGCAGCCTGGAGCACCGGGTGCCGGTCAAGGGCGGTGGGTACCTCTTCATCGAGCAGACCGAAGCGATGATCTCGATCGACGTCAATTCGGGGCGCGCCACCCGGCGCCGCAACCTGGAAGACAATGCCCTGAAGGTGAACCTGGCCGCGGTGAAGGAGATCTGTCGTCAGCTGAGGCTGCGCGACATCGGCGGGCTGGTGGTGATCGATTTCATTGACCTGCTGAAGGCCGAGAACCGCGAGGCCCTGAACCAGGAAATGGCCAACGAGCTCAAGAAGGACCGGGCCCAGTGGGACATTGCCCCGCTCTCGCGCTTCGGCCTGCTGGAAATGACCCGCGAACGGGTGCGCCCCGCACTGATCCACACCTTTCACCAGACCTGCCCCAATTGCCGGGGCACCGGTCTGGTGCCCAGCCCCGAGACCCTGCTCTCGGAAATGGAACGCTGGATCCGGCGTTTCCGGGTCAGCAGCGGCGAGCGGCGCCTCAAGCTCTTCCTGTCGCCCGAGGTACACGAGCTGGCGACCCGCGGGCTGCGCAGTTTCGTGCGCGAGATGATGTGGCGCAACCTCATGCACATCAGGACCGAGATCGACCCGCAGCTCAAGGAACACCAGTTCCGCTTCCATTCCCCCAAGCAGGACCGCGACGTCACCGAGCTCTATTCCAGTTCGGAAAGCTGA